One part of the Olleya sp. YS genome encodes these proteins:
- a CDS encoding Rne/Rng family ribonuclease, translating to MDKELIIRSSPEAVDFALLKDGKLIELHKEEDGNNFAVGDVFIAKIRKAVPGLNAAFVNVGYEKDAFLHYHDLGPKISSLLKFTKSVSTGKLKDFSLKNYPFEKDIDKDGKINDVLKSNQSILVQIVKEPISTKGPRISSELSIAGRYIVLVPFSDRISISQKIESKEEKERLKRLVRSITPQGFGVIVRTVAEGKKVAELDKDLQNLLSRWTAMCKKLHKAHHPTKVLGELNKASSILRDIFNDTFTGIHVDDEALHVQVKDYVQQIAPKKESIVKLHQSNVPIFEKFGIERQIKTAFGKTVSMAKGAYLVIEHTEALHVIDVNSGNRSNKSNSQEDTALEVNLISATEVARQLRLRDMGGIIVVDFIDLNTAEHRKKLYNHLRDEMKDDRAKHKILPPSKFGLIQITRQRVRPEMNIKTREENPNGINGEEVEAPIVLVQKITHDLEQLFKKDYKKVTLNTHPFIAAFLTKGFPSIRSKWFFEHKKWVKVQPRDAYTYLEYHFFDKNGKQIK from the coding sequence ATGGATAAAGAATTAATTATTAGATCTAGTCCAGAAGCTGTTGATTTTGCCTTATTAAAAGATGGAAAATTAATTGAATTACATAAAGAAGAAGATGGGAACAATTTTGCAGTTGGCGACGTGTTTATTGCCAAAATTAGAAAAGCTGTTCCAGGTTTAAATGCTGCATTTGTTAATGTAGGTTACGAGAAAGATGCATTTTTGCATTATCATGATTTAGGCCCAAAAATATCTTCGCTTTTAAAATTCACAAAAAGTGTAAGCACAGGTAAACTAAAAGATTTTTCTTTAAAAAATTACCCATTTGAAAAAGATATTGATAAAGACGGAAAAATTAATGACGTCTTAAAATCAAATCAATCTATTTTAGTACAAATAGTTAAAGAACCTATATCTACAAAAGGCCCAAGGATAAGCTCAGAGCTTTCCATAGCTGGTAGATATATTGTTTTAGTGCCATTTTCTGACCGTATTTCTATCTCTCAGAAGATAGAAAGTAAAGAAGAAAAAGAGCGTTTAAAACGATTGGTTAGGAGTATTACTCCTCAAGGTTTTGGCGTTATTGTACGAACAGTAGCAGAAGGCAAAAAAGTAGCCGAACTAGATAAAGATTTACAAAATTTGCTTAGTCGTTGGACTGCAATGTGTAAAAAATTACATAAAGCGCATCATCCTACCAAAGTTTTAGGCGAGTTAAATAAAGCCTCTTCAATATTAAGAGATATATTTAATGACACCTTTACTGGGATTCATGTAGATGATGAAGCGTTACATGTTCAAGTAAAAGATTATGTGCAACAAATTGCACCAAAAAAAGAATCAATAGTTAAATTACATCAGTCCAATGTTCCGATTTTTGAAAAATTTGGGATAGAACGACAAATCAAAACTGCTTTTGGTAAAACGGTCTCTATGGCTAAAGGTGCATACCTTGTTATAGAGCATACCGAAGCGCTTCACGTTATTGATGTAAATAGTGGTAATAGATCTAACAAATCAAACTCTCAAGAAGATACTGCTCTAGAAGTTAACTTAATATCTGCAACTGAAGTTGCCAGACAATTAAGATTAAGAGATATGGGTGGAATTATTGTAGTAGATTTTATAGATTTAAATACTGCAGAACACAGAAAAAAACTATATAATCATCTTCGTGACGAAATGAAAGATGATAGAGCCAAACACAAAATATTACCTCCTAGTAAGTTTGGATTGATTCAAATTACACGTCAAAGAGTAAGACCGGAAATGAATATTAAGACCAGAGAAGAAAATCCTAATGGTATTAATGGAGAAGAGGTTGAAGCACCAATAGTATTAGTGCAAAAAATAACTCATGACTTAGAACAACTATTTAAAAAAGACTATAAAAAGGTGACTTTAAACACACATCCTTTTATAGCAGCCTTTTTAACAAAAGGTTTTCCATCTATTCGTTCAAAATGGTTTTTTGAACACAAAAAATGGGTAAAAGTACAACCAAGAGATGCTTACACGTACCTTGAATATCATTTTTTTGATAAAAATGGTAAACAAATTAAATAA
- a CDS encoding OmpA family protein: MKKIQLFIIAILLSSTSVIAQSNATKRADKLFAKFQFVDAIEAYNKLVEKGEGSAYVYSRLAEANYNIFSTIEAEKWYAKAIEAGNAEPETLWKYSEMLKANGKYAASNTQMDKFASMRPADERAVLYKANPNYLSKILDKGKKFNVQSLELNSSNSDFGGTLQDGKLYITTSRNDNRKKYGWNEEPFLDIYQYTLADDGTYQGETLLGNEINTKYHEGITSFTPDGKTMFFSRESFFENIYEKDSLSNTKYSVLHLFKAKKGSDGFSQIEALPINSPNYSIKNPTISVDGRTIYFASDMPGGFGKFDIYKATLDNNGNVGTPVNLGQKVNTEGQEMFPYISSNNTLYFSSTGHLGLGGMDVFYTKEIDGKVAPIRNVGIPINSNGDDFAFRMNEDTGEGFVSSNREGGQGSDDIYAIKKLQPLCDVLIVGTVLDDKTGESLAGALTSLVDANGNVLASKPANAEGQVEYIIECETDTELQVTMDGYESNKVAIAGSNEEEVAATVRLQPIEKIVIPQERVVLNPIYFDFDKSNITARAAFELDNLVQVMNKYPDLVIQATSHTDFRGSRQYNQGLSERRAQTTVQYVISKGIDANRISASGRGETEPAVDCNPCSDEEHQLNRRSQFFIVSGGPQRQ, translated from the coding sequence ATGAAAAAAATACAACTATTTATAATCGCTATACTACTAAGCAGTACCAGTGTAATTGCCCAAAGTAATGCGACTAAAAGAGCCGATAAATTATTTGCTAAGTTTCAATTTGTAGACGCTATTGAGGCCTACAATAAACTTGTAGAAAAAGGAGAAGGTAGTGCCTACGTGTATTCTAGATTAGCAGAAGCTAACTACAATATATTTAGTACTATCGAAGCCGAGAAATGGTATGCTAAAGCAATTGAAGCCGGTAATGCAGAGCCAGAAACCCTGTGGAAGTATTCAGAGATGTTAAAAGCTAACGGTAAGTATGCAGCCTCTAATACGCAAATGGATAAGTTTGCATCCATGCGACCAGCAGATGAGCGTGCAGTACTCTACAAAGCCAATCCAAATTATTTATCAAAAATATTAGACAAAGGAAAAAAGTTTAACGTACAAAGCTTAGAGCTTAACAGTAGTAATTCTGACTTTGGAGGAACCCTTCAAGACGGTAAACTATATATTACTACCTCTAGAAATGATAATAGAAAAAAATATGGATGGAATGAAGAGCCATTCTTAGATATCTATCAGTACACCTTAGCAGATGATGGAACCTATCAAGGAGAGACGCTTCTTGGAAACGAAATCAATACCAAGTATCACGAAGGGATAACAAGCTTTACACCAGATGGTAAAACCATGTTTTTCTCTAGAGAAAGTTTCTTTGAAAACATTTACGAAAAAGACAGTCTGTCTAACACCAAGTATAGTGTCTTACACTTATTCAAAGCTAAAAAAGGAAGTGATGGCTTTTCACAAATAGAAGCACTGCCAATCAATAGTCCAAACTACTCCATTAAAAACCCAACTATTAGTGTAGATGGACGTACTATTTACTTTGCAAGTGATATGCCAGGAGGTTTTGGAAAGTTTGACATCTATAAAGCCACGTTAGACAACAATGGTAATGTAGGGACACCAGTAAACCTAGGTCAAAAAGTAAATACAGAAGGCCAAGAGATGTTTCCATACATTAGTAGTAACAACACCTTATACTTCTCGTCAACAGGCCACTTAGGATTAGGTGGTATGGATGTCTTTTACACCAAAGAAATAGACGGTAAAGTAGCACCAATTCGTAATGTAGGTATCCCAATTAATAGTAATGGAGATGACTTTGCATTTAGAATGAACGAAGATACAGGCGAAGGGTTTGTCTCTTCCAATCGTGAAGGTGGACAAGGTAGTGATGACATTTACGCTATTAAAAAACTACAACCATTATGTGATGTGCTAATTGTAGGAACTGTTTTAGATGATAAAACAGGAGAATCATTAGCAGGTGCACTAACCAGTTTAGTAGATGCAAACGGAAACGTGTTAGCCTCTAAACCAGCCAATGCAGAAGGACAAGTAGAATACATAATAGAATGTGAAACAGATACCGAGTTACAAGTCACTATGGATGGTTATGAAAGTAACAAGGTTGCTATCGCAGGAAGTAATGAAGAAGAAGTTGCAGCAACGGTAAGATTACAACCAATAGAGAAGATTGTCATCCCACAAGAGCGTGTGGTACTTAATCCAATATACTTTGACTTTGACAAATCTAATATCACAGCACGCGCAGCGTTTGAGTTAGACAACTTAGTACAAGTCATGAACAAGTATCCTGATTTAGTGATACAGGCGACCTCACATACCGATTTTAGAGGATCAAGACAATACAATCAAGGCTTGTCAGAACGTCGTGCACAAACTACAGTACAATACGTCATCTCTAAAGGAATTGATGCAAATAGAATTAGCGCCTCAGGACGTGGTGAGACAGAACCAGCAGTAGACTGTAACCCTTGCTCTGACGAAGAACACCAACTAAACAGAAGAAGCCAATTCTTTATTGTTAGTGGTGGCCCACAAAGACAATAA
- a CDS encoding HU family DNA-binding protein, whose product MTKADLVTKISEKLGIEKGDVQATVETFMEEVKTSLESGDNVYLRGFGSFIIKTRAEKTGRNISKNTTIKIPAHNIPAFKPAKVFVEGVKTNVDVK is encoded by the coding sequence ATGACTAAAGCTGATTTAGTAACAAAAATTTCAGAAAAACTAGGAATAGAAAAAGGAGATGTTCAAGCAACTGTAGAAACTTTTATGGAAGAAGTAAAAACTTCTTTAGAAAGTGGAGATAATGTTTACCTTAGAGGATTTGGTAGTTTCATCATTAAAACAAGAGCTGAAAAAACAGGAAGAAATATTTCTAAAAACACAACAATAAAGATTCCTGCTCATAACATACCAGCGTTTAAACCTGCAAAAGTATTTGTAGAAGGTGTAAAAACAAACGTTGACGTCAAGTAA